Proteins co-encoded in one Gadus morhua chromosome 6, gadMor3.0, whole genome shotgun sequence genomic window:
- the cds1 gene encoding phosphatidate cytidylyltransferase 1, giving the protein MTDLRRRGGGGDTDNSDNISDKEADGEDRLACPGEAESKDATPDVAPPSENTPHCLNKALEGLPPRWKNYWIRGVLSLAMISGFFLIIYLGPITLILVVMTVQIKCFQEIITIGYRVYRSYELPWFRTLSWYFLVCVNYFFYGETLADYFGALVQREEPLQFLSRYHRFISFALYLAGFCMFVLSLVKKHYRLQFYMFAWTHVTLLIVVTQSHLVIQNLFEGMIWFIVPISIVICNDIMAYLFGFFFGRTPLIKLSPKKTWEGFIGGFFSTVVFGFLLAYLLAQFQYFVCPVGYNSETYRFTVECEPSELFILQEYTLPAVVQNALGKETVQLYPFQIHSIFLSSFGSLIGPFGGFFASGFKRAFKIKDFADTIPGHGGIMDRFDCQYLMATFTHVYIGSFIRGPNPTKVLQQLLGLQPAQQLSIFNTLSSHLRERGMLPPAGL; this is encoded by the exons ATGACGGATCTGAGGCGGCGAGGTGGAGGCGGCGACACCGACAACAGCGACAACATCAGCGACAAG gaggcTGACGGAGAGGACCGGCTGGCCTGTCCAGGGGAGGCGGAGTCTAAGGATGCAACCCCTGATGTGGCCCCCCCCTCCGAGAACACCCCACACTGTCTCAACAAGGCCCTGGAGGGCCTACcacccag ATGGAAGAATTACTGGATCCGGGGAGTTCTTTCTCTGGCCATGATTTCTGGTTTCTTCCTCATCATCTACCTTGGTCCCATCACCCTCATCCTAGTG GTGATGACGGTGCAGATAAAGTGTTTCCAGGAGATCATCACCATCGGCTACCGGGTGTACCGCTCCTACGAGCTGCCCTGGTTCAGGACGCTCAGCTG GtacttccttgtgtgtgtgaactacTTCTTCTACGGTGAGACGCTGGCGGACTACTTCGGGGCCCTGGTGCAGAGGGAGGAGCCACTGCAGTTCCTTTCCCGCTACCACCGCTTCATCTCATTCGCGCTCTACCTGGCAG GtttctgcatgtttgtgctgaGTTTAGTGAAGAAACATTACCGCCTGCAGTTTTACATG tttgCCTGGACCCATGTGACCCTGTTGATCGTTGTCACTCAGTCCCATCTGGTCATTCAAAACCTCTTTGAAGGGATGATCTG GTTCATCGTTCCCATCTCCATCGTGATCTGCAACGACATCATGGCCTACCTGTTTGGCTTTTTCTTTGGAAGGACTCCACTGATAAAG ctctccCCTAAGAAGACATGGGAGGGGTTCATCGGAGGTTTCTTCTCCACGGTGGTCTTCGGGTTCCTG CTGGCCTACCTCCTGGCTCAGTTCCAGTACTTTGTGTGTCCGGTGGGCTACAACAGCGAGACGTACCGCTTCACCGTGGAGTGTGAGCCCTCAGAGCTCTTCATCCTGCAGGAGTACACACTCCCGGCCGTGGTGCAGAACGCGCTTGGGAAG GAGACGGTTCAGCTGTACCCCTTCCAGATCCACAGCATCTTCCTGTCTTCCTTTGGGTCGCTCATTGGACCGTTTGGTGGATTCTTCGCCAGCGGTTTTAAAAGagccttcaaaataaaa GACTTTGCCGACACCATCCCAGGTCATGGTGGGATCATGGACCGCTTTGACTGTCAGTACCTGATGGCCACTTTCACCCACGTCTACATCGGTAGCTTCATCAG AGGTCCTAACCCCACAAAGGTGCTACAGCAGCTGTTGGGTCTGCAGCCTGCGCAGCAACTCAGCATCTTCAACACTTTGAGCTCccacctgagagagaggggcatgctgccccctgctggactgTAG